In a single window of the Vitis vinifera cultivar Pinot Noir 40024 chromosome 6, ASM3070453v1 genome:
- the LOC100253409 gene encoding protein SOSEKI 3 isoform X1, with protein sequence MEARMKKYRQVSPERAKVWTEKSPRYQQSRKVPVVYYLCRNRQLEHPHFIEVPLSSTEGLYLRDVIDRLNVLRGRGMASMYSWSCKRSYKNGFVWHDISEDDIILPAHGNEYVLKGSELFESNSGRFSPVGNIKIQNPKPLPETASSRSHDDSSSTSSMNGKETKNSQEDELSPPLQRPGSSGLSPGSRVAKDSSWGGSLSLTEYKICKSDGATDASTQTEENVSKPKARETCTRGVSTDDGSLEAERNEIYQNQVPCMKENSEICRESISPLSTSSASSSGGKTETLDSLIRADACKINSFRILEEEEVRMAPATKLKATNMLMQLISCGSISVKDHSFGLIPTYRPRFSHSKFPSPLFSTSIMLGELDCFAENPRMMGLKVEDKEYFSGSLIETKMLKEGDGFTGLKRSSSYNADRTCKQLDSAEDKGETMTGRSKCIPRSIKASLSRHPRSESMRSPISDKPRNSSDGVDSSQTVSPSVSFGSSRRITEPSLGKRQSKRLDSFREDEDVIQIEERLTSGARVIIQTKAACDTD encoded by the exons ATGGAGGCCAGGATGAAGAAGTACCGGCAAGTGAGTCCGGAGAGGGCCAAAGTGTGGACGGAGAAGTCTCCCAGGTATCAGCAGAGTAGGAAGGTTCCGGTGGTTTACTATCTCTGCAGAAACAGGCAACTGGAACATCCACACTTCATCGAAGTCCCGTTATCTTCAACGGAGGGTCTCTACTTGAGAG ATGTGATCGATAGGCTTAATGTTCTAAGAGGGAGAGGCATGGCTTCAATGTACTCATGGTCCTGTAAGCG AAGCTACAAGAATGGATTTGTTTGGCATGATATTTCTGAAGATGATATAATTCTTCCTGCTCATGGTAATGAATATGTTCTCAAAGGTTCAGAACTCTTCGAATCTAATTCAG GGCGGTTCAGTCCTGTGGGAAATATAAAAATCCAGAATCCAAAACCATTGCCAGAAACAGCATCTTCCAGAAGCCATGACGATTCTTCATCAACCTCGAGCATGAATGGGAAAGAAACCAAGAATTCTCAAGAAGATGAGCTGTCCCCTCCACTTCAGCGTCCTGGATCGTCTGGTTTGTCTCCAGGGTCCAGAGTTGCAAAAGATTCTTCTTGGGGTGGCTCTCTAAGCTTGACTGAATACAAGATTTGTAAGAGTGATGGGGCAACTGATGCTTCGACACAGACTGAAGAAAATGTAAGCAAGCCTAAAGCTCGAGAAACTTGTACAAGGGGTGTTTCAACAGATGATGGCTCTTTAGAAGCTGAACGCAATGAGATTTATCAAAATCAGGTTCCATGCATGAAAGAGAACTCTGAGATCTGCAGAGAATCAATTTCCCCTCTGTCCACCTCCAGTGCATCATCTTCAGGTGGGAAGACCGAGACTTTGGACTCTCTTATCAGAGCTGACGCGTGTAAGATCAATAGCTTCAGGATACTTGAAGAGGAAGAGGTTCGAATGGCTCCTGCTACAAAGCTGAAGGCTACAAATATGCTGATGCAGCTCATCTCCTGTGGATCAATATCAGTGAAAGATCACAGTTTTGGCCTCATTCCAACCTACAGGCCTAGGTTTTCTCATTCAAAATTTCCCTCCCCATTGTTCTCTACATCAATAATGTTGGGAGAGCTTGACTGCTTTGCAGAGAATCCAAGAATGATGGGCCTGAAGGTGGAGGACAAGGAGTATTTCAGTGGGAGTTTGATTGAGACTAAAATGCTTAAGGAAGGTGATGGATTCACTGGTTTGAAACGCTCTTCTTCCTACAATGCAGACAG GACTTGTAAGCAATTAGATTCAGCTGAGGACAAGGGGGAGACAATGACCGGACGTTCAAAATGCATCCCACGGTCAATTAAAGCTTCACTAAGTAGACATCCACGTAGCGAATCCATGAGGTCCCCTATTTCCGACAAACCAAGGAACTCCTCTGATGGAGTCGACAGCTCTCAAACCGTATCTCCCAGCGTCTCCTTTGGTAGCAGTAGAAGAATCACGGAACCTTCCTTGGGGAAAAGACAATCAAAGAGGTTAGATTCCTTCAGAGAAGATGAAGATGTAATCCAAATCGAAGAAAG GCTTACTTCAGGAGCTCGggttataattcaaaccaaagcCGCCTGCGACACAGATTAA
- the LOC100253409 gene encoding protein SOSEKI 3 isoform X2 translates to MASMYSWSCKRSYKNGFVWHDISEDDIILPAHGNEYVLKGSELFESNSGRFSPVGNIKIQNPKPLPETASSRSHDDSSSTSSMNGKETKNSQEDELSPPLQRPGSSGLSPGSRVAKDSSWGGSLSLTEYKICKSDGATDASTQTEENVSKPKARETCTRGVSTDDGSLEAERNEIYQNQVPCMKENSEICRESISPLSTSSASSSGGKTETLDSLIRADACKINSFRILEEEEVRMAPATKLKATNMLMQLISCGSISVKDHSFGLIPTYRPRFSHSKFPSPLFSTSIMLGELDCFAENPRMMGLKVEDKEYFSGSLIETKMLKEGDGFTGLKRSSSYNADRTCKQLDSAEDKGETMTGRSKCIPRSIKASLSRHPRSESMRSPISDKPRNSSDGVDSSQTVSPSVSFGSSRRITEPSLGKRQSKRLDSFREDEDVIQIEERLTSGARVIIQTKAACDTD, encoded by the exons ATGGCTTCAATGTACTCATGGTCCTGTAAGCG AAGCTACAAGAATGGATTTGTTTGGCATGATATTTCTGAAGATGATATAATTCTTCCTGCTCATGGTAATGAATATGTTCTCAAAGGTTCAGAACTCTTCGAATCTAATTCAG GGCGGTTCAGTCCTGTGGGAAATATAAAAATCCAGAATCCAAAACCATTGCCAGAAACAGCATCTTCCAGAAGCCATGACGATTCTTCATCAACCTCGAGCATGAATGGGAAAGAAACCAAGAATTCTCAAGAAGATGAGCTGTCCCCTCCACTTCAGCGTCCTGGATCGTCTGGTTTGTCTCCAGGGTCCAGAGTTGCAAAAGATTCTTCTTGGGGTGGCTCTCTAAGCTTGACTGAATACAAGATTTGTAAGAGTGATGGGGCAACTGATGCTTCGACACAGACTGAAGAAAATGTAAGCAAGCCTAAAGCTCGAGAAACTTGTACAAGGGGTGTTTCAACAGATGATGGCTCTTTAGAAGCTGAACGCAATGAGATTTATCAAAATCAGGTTCCATGCATGAAAGAGAACTCTGAGATCTGCAGAGAATCAATTTCCCCTCTGTCCACCTCCAGTGCATCATCTTCAGGTGGGAAGACCGAGACTTTGGACTCTCTTATCAGAGCTGACGCGTGTAAGATCAATAGCTTCAGGATACTTGAAGAGGAAGAGGTTCGAATGGCTCCTGCTACAAAGCTGAAGGCTACAAATATGCTGATGCAGCTCATCTCCTGTGGATCAATATCAGTGAAAGATCACAGTTTTGGCCTCATTCCAACCTACAGGCCTAGGTTTTCTCATTCAAAATTTCCCTCCCCATTGTTCTCTACATCAATAATGTTGGGAGAGCTTGACTGCTTTGCAGAGAATCCAAGAATGATGGGCCTGAAGGTGGAGGACAAGGAGTATTTCAGTGGGAGTTTGATTGAGACTAAAATGCTTAAGGAAGGTGATGGATTCACTGGTTTGAAACGCTCTTCTTCCTACAATGCAGACAG GACTTGTAAGCAATTAGATTCAGCTGAGGACAAGGGGGAGACAATGACCGGACGTTCAAAATGCATCCCACGGTCAATTAAAGCTTCACTAAGTAGACATCCACGTAGCGAATCCATGAGGTCCCCTATTTCCGACAAACCAAGGAACTCCTCTGATGGAGTCGACAGCTCTCAAACCGTATCTCCCAGCGTCTCCTTTGGTAGCAGTAGAAGAATCACGGAACCTTCCTTGGGGAAAAGACAATCAAAGAGGTTAGATTCCTTCAGAGAAGATGAAGATGTAATCCAAATCGAAGAAAG GCTTACTTCAGGAGCTCGggttataattcaaaccaaagcCGCCTGCGACACAGATTAA
- the LOC100258546 gene encoding E3 ubiquitin-protein ligase RZFP34: MEGGVDSKLLEICGREVSLTELGSGKYGCTHYRRRCKIRAPCCDEIFDCRHCHNEAKNLLETDPHDRHDIPRHEVKKVICSLCDTEQDVQQNCIACGVCMGEYFCEKCKFFDDDVSKNQYHCEECGICRTGGKENFFHCNKCGCCYSNMMKDTHRCVERAMHHNCPVCFEFLFDTTKDITVLQCGHTIHWECVKEMQQHFCYSCPVCSKSICDMSSLWEKIDREVASTPMPEMYRKKMVWILCNDCGAQSEVQFHIVAHKCLSCKSYNTRQIQGGPASSCSSGIAGMVR; the protein is encoded by the exons ATGGAAGGTGGGGTTGATAGCAAATTGCTTGAAATTTGTGGAAGAGAGGTGTCTCTCACGGAGCTTGGATCTGGGAAATATGG GTGCACACATTACAGAAGGAGATGCAAGATTCGGGCTCCTTGTTGTGATGAAATCTTTGATTGTAGGCACTGCCATAATGAAGCCAAG AATTTACTGGAAACTGATCCTCATGATCGCCACGATATTCCAAGGCATGAAGTTAAAAAG GTCATTTGTTCTCTTTGTGACACAGAACAAGAT GTCCAACAGAATTGCATTGCCTGTGGCGTTTGCATGGGGGAATACTTTTGCGAGAAATGCAAGTTCTTCGATGATGAT GTTTCTAAGAATCAATATCATTGTGAAGAATGTGGAATCTGCAG AACCGGAGGGAAGGAGAATTTCTTTCACTGCAACAAATGTG GATGTTGCTATTCAAATATGATGAAGGATACACACCGATGTGTGGAAAGGGCAATGCACCACAATTGCCCTGTTTGCTTCGAG TTCCTTTTTGATACAACAAAAGATATTACTGTCTTACAATGTGGACACACTATACATTGGGAGTGTGTGAAGGAGATGCAACAGCATTTTTG CTACTCATGCCCTGTTTGCTCAAAATCCATTTGTGATATGTCCAGTTTGTGGGAAAAAATTGACCGAGAG GTTGCTTCAACTCCCATGCCTGAAATGTACCGAAAGAAGATG GTGTGGATCCTCTGCAATGATTGTGGGGCACAATCTGAAGTTCAATTCCATATTGTGGCTCATAAATGCCTGAGCTGCAAGTCCTACAACACTAGACAGATACAAGGAGGTCCAGCTTCTTCATGCTCATCAGGGATTGCTGGGATGGTGAGATGA
- the LOC100262004 gene encoding transcription factor FER-LIKE IRON DEFICIENCY-INDUCED TRANSCRIPTION FACTOR: MDRRDASAGTLPNVTDFGFHDFINEPNFEQLIELIRGESADSLVKFCPNYDCEHMNGCLDDNQFGSSVGELFEFDPATATVSNPDSVIDSLPSIDGEMKGGEEIDGEDSSGNTTTTPTKGTKVDRSRTLISERRRRVRMKEKLYALRSLVPNITKMDKASIVGDAVLYVQQLQMQAKKLKAEIGGLESSLVLGAERYNGLVEIPKKIQVARSHHPMCGKIFQMDVFQVEERGFYVRLACNRGERVAVSLYKALESLTGFSIQSSNLATFSETFVLTFTLNVRECDESMNLPNLKLWLTGALLNQGFEFKTLPSS; encoded by the exons ATGGATCGGAGGGATGCATCTGCAGGCACCTTGCCCAATGTTACCGACTTTGGTTTCCATGATTTCATCAATGAGCCTAACTTCGAGCAGTTGATTGAGCTCATCAGAGGAGAAAGCGCGGATTCTCTCGTGAAGTTCTGCCCCAATTATGATTGTGAGCACATGAATGGTTGTTTGGATGATAACCAGTTTGGCTCATCCGTGGGAGAATTGTTTGAGTTCGACCCTGCAACTGCAACGGTGTCGAATCCTGATTCGGTTATCGACTCACTGCCGAGCATTGATGGGGAGATGAAGGGAGGGGAAGAGATTGATGGGGAGGATTCATCCGGGAATACTACCACTACACCCACAAAGGGGACCAAGGTTGATAGGTCCAGAACTTTGATTTCAGAGAGGAGGAGAAGAGTTCGAATGAAGGAGAAGCTCTATGCGTTACGTTCCTTGGTTCCTAACATAACTAAG ATGGACAAGGCCTCCATTGTTGGAGATGCTGTCCTGTATGTGCAGCAGCTGCAGATGCAGGCCAAGAAGCTAAAAGCTGAGATTGGGGGCCTTGAATCTTCGTTAGTGCTGGGAGCAGAGAGATATAATGGCTTAGTGGAAATCCCCAAGAAGATTCAAGTTGCACGCAGCCACCATCCCATGTGTGGGAAGATTTTTCAG ATGGATGTGTTTCAAGTGGAGGAAAGAGGGTTCTATGTGAGATTGGCGTGCAACAGGGGAGAAAGGGTGGCGGTTTCGCTGTACAAGGCGCTTGAATCCCTCACCGGCTTCAGCATTCAGAGCTCTAACTTGGCCACATTTTCAGAGACTTTTGTATTGACATTTACTTTGAAT GTTAGAGAATGTGATGAAAGCATGAACTTGCCAAATTTGAAGCTATGGTTAACTGGGGCTCTTCTGAACCAGGGATTTGAGTTCAAAACACTTCCATCCTCCTAA
- the LOC100263698 gene encoding aquaporin TIP1-1, whose protein sequence is MPFLRIAIGQPQETYQPDALKAALAEFFGTLIFVFAGEGSGMAFSKLTDDGSTTPAGLIAEALGHGLGLFVAVSGACNISGGHINPAVTFGAFVGGNITLLRGILYWIAQLLGSAVACLLLKFCTHGMTTSAFAISSGVTVWNAFVLEIVMTFGLVYTVYATAIDPRKGNVGIIAPLAIGLIVAANILAGGAFDGASMNPAMSFGPALVSWDWTNHWVYWAGPLIGGGIAGLVYETVFIHHTHEPLPGSEF, encoded by the exons ATGCCGTTTCTTAGGATTGCCATCGGCCAGCCGCAGGAGACCTATCAACCCGATGCGCTCAAGGCGGCGTTGGCGGAGTTTTTCGGCACCCTAATTTTTGTGTTCGCCGGAGAAGGCTCCGGCATGGCCTTCAGCAAGCTCACCGATGATGGTTCCACCACACCGGCCGGCCTCATTGCCGAAGCATTGGGACATGGCCTTGGACTGTTTGTGGCAGTGTCGGGGGCATGCAACATCTCCGGCGGTCACATCAACCCCGCTGTCACATTTGGAGCCTTCGTCGGTGGAAACATCACTCTCCTACGTGGAATCCTTTACTGGATAGCTCAGCTCCTTGGTTCCGCGGTGGCCTGCTTGCTCCTAAAGTTCTGCACTCATGGCATG ACAACATCCGCATTTGCGATATCTTCTGGAGTAACAGTGTGGAATGCGTTTGTTCTTGAGATCGTGATGACTTTTGGGCTGGTTTACACGGTGTACGCGACTGCCATTGACCCGAGGAAGGGCAATGTGGGGATAATCGCACCCCTTGCCATTGGTTTGATTGTTGCAGCCAACATTCTGGCGGGTGGGGCATTCGACGGAGCATCCATGAATCCGGCTATGTCGTTTGGGCCTGCTCTGGTGAGCTGGGACTGGACCAACCACTGGGTGTACTGGGCAGGGCCTCTCATTGGAGGTGGGATTGCAGGCCTCGTCTATGAAACCGTCTTCATCCACCACACCCATGAGCCATTGCCTGGCTCCGAGTTCTAG